CCCACGATTCGGTAATCTGATCGCTTGTGATTGGTTCCTCGCCGACAGGTTCGGCCGATGCGTAGCCTTGGCGACCCACCGATTCGAGGATCTGGCTGAAGAGATCTTGGACCTGATGGTCCTGCTGCAAGACTTGCGATCGTTGAGTCAGAAATGGATTTTCGGTTTCGACGCGCATCGTTCCCCCCCCGAGAAAAATCTAGTCGCGCCGCGGTGTCCGACGCTAGCGTGTGCCGACCGGTTCGGTCGACACACATCCGCACTAGGGTCGGATCGGCAAAATCGGCACGCGATAAGCAGAGGGGGGGCCGAAATTGCTGAAAAAAATTCAGGCGTTACCCGATCACTGAGCCAGGAAGCCGGAGTCGGCGAAGCCATCCAGCCAGGTCGCCACGCGTTGCCGATCGGCAGGCTTGAAGACGTCAAATGGTGCAGCTAGCAAACCGGAGCAGATGCCGCGGAGATCCAACGCGCACTTGAGCCCCTTCAGGTAAGACGATCCATATTTGCCAAAACCGTACAGCGTCTGCAGCTGGATCACGATCGGTTGCAGCCGGTCGATCGTCGCTTGGTCTTTGCGTTGCACCGCCGCGAATAGCTCGGTGAACAGCTTCGGAGCCAAGTTGGCACCACCGGCAACGCCACCGACAGCTCCCAATCCCATCGCTTCGACCAGCAGGGCTTCGGGACCGACCAAGACGGGCCAATCGGGACGACCAGCGGCGGCCAATTGGACAGCTTCGCCAAGGTATTTCAGGTCGCCGGAACTATCTTTGAGGCCAACGATGTTGGGGTGATCGATCAGCGCTTCGACCGTTGGCAGTTCGATAGCGATCTTGGTGCAGCTGGGCATGTTGTACAGCAGCAGCGGCAGCGGCAAGGCATCAGCGAGTCGCTGGAACCAGCCGCGGAGTTCGGTCTGCCCGGCAGGGAAGTAGAACGGCGGAGCGGCGACCACTGCAGCG
Above is a genomic segment from Rosistilla ulvae containing:
- a CDS encoding dihydrodipicolinate synthase family protein; translated protein: MKIQGIVPPLVTPLSDQDALDGEGLQRLIGHQLDAGVDGLFVLGTTGEGPSLSASLRAEMIAQSGRLIDGRVPMYVGITDTSLVDAVKLAGVAADSGAAAVVAAPPFYFPAGQTELRGWFQRLADALPLPLLLYNMPSCTKIAIELPTVEALIDHPNIVGLKDSSGDLKYLGEAVQLAAAGRPDWPVLVGPEALLVEAMGLGAVGGVAGGANLAPKLFTELFAAVQRKDQATIDRLQPIVIQLQTLYGFGKYGSSYLKGLKCALDLRGICSGLLAAPFDVFKPADRQRVATWLDGFADSGFLAQ